The Candidatus Eisenbacteria bacterium nucleotide sequence AGCGTGATCTCCGCCGCGCGCGCGCGTCGCGTGCCGGGCTCGTACGTGAGGCGGTGCTCGACGGCGACCAGGTGGTGCGTCTTCGGGTCCTCCATCGCCGGGACACGGTCGAGCGACTCGTGCGCCGGCACGACGACGCCGTCCCAGTGCCACACGCGACCTTCGGAGTCTTCGAACACGCTGACGAGCGAGCACCGGTCCTTCCAGTGGATCGGCGACCAGATGAAGAAGATCTGCGGCATCTCGTAGAGGGGAGCGCCGCCCGGATCCTGCACGCCGACGGGTCGGATGCCCCAGGAGCGGTCCTTGGTGCCGTAGACGCGAGCGGGATCGATCGCGAGCCGCTTCCCGTCGTAGCCGATCTCGCCCTCCCAGCGCCCGAACTGGTCGAAGCGGGTCGCGTCCATGATGACGCGACCGCCTCGCCGCATGGTCTGGCGCCCCTCCTCGACGTTCGCCGTGCGCGGCGTCCAGCGTAGGTCGCACGCGATACCGGTCTCGTTCTCGTCGATCGTGACGCGAAGACGCCGCATCGGCTCGACGATCTGGATCCGGAACGGCCCGACCTCGACCTCGGTCGGCTCGCGCGGCGCGCGGCGGGAGGCGTGGAAGGCATGCTGCACGCCGTCGCGCACGATCGAGAAGCCGCAGTCCATGATGCCGAGGTTCGGATAGAGCGCGGCGCCGATGCCGAAGTAGAACTCGCCGTCGGCGGCGTAGCCGTTGAACCAGTAGCGGTCATAGGCGTTCCGATCGCTCGTCGCGGGGTGCGCGATCGGATCGGGCGTCTGGTGGACCGGATAGTCGTCGAGCTTCGAGAGCATGGTGGGGGTCTCCCGGCCGGGTTCTTAGCGACGCGGGCGCAGGGGACGCAAGGCGCCGCTCCCGCATGCGATTTGACGAGGTACCCGACGACGACGAAAGCTTGCGCATCCTCCCCGTCGCCCTCACCCTCGCCTCCGCGGCGCTCTACGGGATCGCGTTCGTCCGCCCGGCGACGGCGCCCGTCGCGTGGGTCGCGCTGGCACCGTTCTTCGTCGCGCTGGCGCGCGTGCGACCGCGTGCGGGCGCGGGGCTCGGCCTCCTCATGGCACTCGCCGGCGGGCTCGGCGTCACGTGGTGGCTGCCATCGATGGCGATGCAGTATTTCGGAGCGGGGGCGCTCGTCGCCTGGGGCGGTTGGCTCGCGCTCTGCACGGTGACCGTCGCGCCGCCGCTCGTCGTCTTCGGCGGCTGGACCAGCTGGCTCGCCGCGCGCGGCGGGGCGTCGCCGCTCGTCGTCGCCGCGGGGTGGTGCGCGTTCGAGTTTGCGCGCTCGCGCCTGTGGGTTGGAAATCCGTGGGCGATCGCCGGCTACTCGCAGATGGCGTTCCTGCCGGTCGTGCAGATCGCCGACGTGTCCGGGCCGTACGGACCCGGATTGCTCATCGCGGCCGTGAACGCGACGATCGCCGCGGCGTTCGCGCCGCCGCTTCGTGGTCGGCATCCCGCGCGCTCGGCCGTCGCCGTCGCCGTGCTCGTGGTCGCGACGCTCGCCTACGGAGCATGGCGCCTCCGCGAGCCGTTCGGAGACGGCGACGGCGTTCGCGTCGCCGTCGTGCAGCCGGCCGTGCCCGCGCAGCAGCGACGGACGCTGGGCGGTCGCGCGCTCGCGCTCGACCGGCAGATGCAGGCGACGCGCGAGGCCATCGCGGCCGGCGCGAAGCTCGTCGTCTGGCCCGAGAACGCGATCGACTTCTACCTCGACGAGCGAACGCCGGAGCGCGACGCGCTGCTCGCGACTGCCGCCGGCCTCGACGCCGACCTCGTCCTCGGTGGCTCGTCGTACACCTACGGCGAGGGCGCGCTCCGGTACCGGAACTCCGTCTACCTCTTGCAGCAG carries:
- the lnt gene encoding apolipoprotein N-acyltransferase, producing the protein MRILPVALTLASAALYGIAFVRPATAPVAWVALAPFFVALARVRPRAGAGLGLLMALAGGLGVTWWLPSMAMQYFGAGALVAWGGWLALCTVTVAPPLVVFGGWTSWLAARGGASPLVVAAGWCAFEFARSRLWVGNPWAIAGYSQMAFLPVVQIADVSGPYGPGLLIAAVNATIAAAFAPPLRGRHPARSAVAVAVLVVATLAYGAWRLREPFGDGDGVRVAVVQPAVPAQQRRTLGGRALALDRQMQATREAIAAGAKLVVWPENAIDFYLDERTPERDALLATAAGLDADLVLGGSSYTYGEGALRYRNSVYLLQQGMVAGRYDKLHLLPIAEGTYAPGALPYALRTRAGLVGAFICFEAMYPELVRRIAAGGPTLLANLSNDAWFGAGQPSRMHLDMARLRAVEQRRWLVRATTTGISAIVDPHGRIVAESASDVPATLQGTVRPSGSVTVYQRQGDFVAWIAVGIGIAATMVSYLGRRNLHGGGI